The following nucleotide sequence is from Primulina tabacum isolate GXHZ01 chromosome 2, ASM2559414v2, whole genome shotgun sequence.
ACTCAACAATGAAAAAAGCGTTGACAAATGATAAGGAGCGATTTCTTTTTTGCTAAGATAACAAGACGCGACTTTAGGCGCACGTTATAATATACAGTTTTGATATGCTGGACACCTATCGTGAGCACCGATGAAGTGTCACTCACCCATTGGATGcacaatttttctatatttcatcacatccaataggtgagtgacacctcatcggtgctcacataggtgtgcacggtaggtgtacagcatatcaaaactaaaacacacacacacatatatatatatatatgtatatactattttattaagtttgagacacttagagtaactaactttgaTGTCATTGTctgttttaatatatattttgatgctcatttaaatataaatcaaatgaattataaaaaaatattatacaagcacgcaacGCGTGCGTCGGTGTACTAGTATATATGAGTGATGCTATATGTATGTCCATATTTATACAAcacaaaaaattcaataaaaaaattcaatctgTCAAAATCTCACTATATATTGAATACAAAATTCCGCAATATAAAAGTAAAATCTCGTAATATAAAAGTAAAATCTCGCGATATAAAATCTCTCAGACAAACGAGGAGGGAGAAgaagaaacaaaaataaaatttcatttttctcaacaTTTGCATAGTTTGGATTGCATTTTGAACCGATGGATTTGgatttaatgaaaatatttgatAATTGGATTTCGATTTGTGGATTTTTTAATGTAATAATGTCAAGATCCAACTTAAAATGGTAAAGAAAGAAATTGAAAATCTcgaaaaatttgtaaatatccAAACAAGTGCAGctcatttaaataataaatttacgGAAATTTCTCGACTAATTAAATCCATTTTAGAGAACAACGGGATATTAAACAATAATCGAACAGTTTAAACATTGTTACAAATTAATatgttttttataaaatattatgctGTTTTGATATCgagacaaaaaaataaaataataaataaaaagaattatAGAATATAATGCACTTGCAAATTTCTGGTTTTGAAATTCAAACGAACATTCGACCGTTGGGCTGAATCTAAATAAGGAGAATCAAGATTGCAGCAGCAGTAGACATCCTCCATGTCGCTCGTCTCCTCCGATGCACCCAGACGTCATGGCTGGCAACGCCCACTCCACCCTTTACAGGTTCAAGTATCCATCATAAATCTTTTTGCAACTATCGCTTCTATTTTGACTTCAGCATTTACACATGACTCACATCTCGGAATTTTTTGTTTCGATTGTGTTTGCGTGGACCGATTTGTTTCGATTTTTTGAAACAAGTGCAACATCTGTCGTTTTTCTTGAGCTGGGTTTTGATTCTTGAAATATATTGCAGCTCGTGGGAACAGCGGTTTTCTGTTTCCTAGTCGCGGCTTTTTACTGCTTTTTGGGACTTTTCTTAGGCAGCGGAATAGCGGAGATCACCATTACAGCTATTTTCTCCGTAGCGGTAAATCAAATATCTTTTACGCTTGTCTGAGGATTTAAAGGGATgtgtttgatatatatatatggtatgGTAATATCTTCTTttcttttatataatatatatgcagGTAGTTTCTGTTGCTCTTCTGTTTTTGAGGTGTGCGAGCATTGATCCTAGCGACAAGAGTAGATTTCGATcgagaaaaaagaaaagaaaaggtgATTTTACCGGGTTCCAAGAGCTGAATTATGTGTATTTCTTCAGCAAGATTTGCGTGAGATTCTTCAGAAGAATGGAGCGCAAGATCCTGAAGACTTGCATTAGAAGGAAGTATGTGGATCCTTGCAAAGCTAGCATCCAAATTCAACTGGAACCTCTAATCCCATTTCCCCTCGTTCTCAAGGATGATTCTTTTCCACCAAATCCCAAAGACGAAGATATCTCATTTTGCTCCCTCTGCGATTTCGAGGTGATTAGTTGAGAGTTAGTTTTTGGGCCAAGGTTGCCGAAAAACTTCAAATTAATACTGACAGTCATTATTCCCCCTATCAGGTTAACAAGTACAGCAAACATTGCAGGACTTGCAACCGGTGTGTCGAAGGATTCGATCACCACTGCAGGGTATCAGACAAATTATCTTACTCTCTTTATCCCATCAATAGATACATTAGTAATTTTCTCATTTGGCTTGTTTCAGTGGCTGAACAATTGTGTTGGGAAAAAGAATTACTCGACCTTCATTCTTTTGATGACTTTTGTCTTGATAATGGTTAGTTAACTTCCTGATCAAGCGCTAAACATATTATTCAATTCATTAACATTCTCGAGATGATGTGCTAGTTATGTTGCTGCAGCTTACCGTGGAAGGGGGAACTGCGATTGTGGTATTTGTCAGGTGCTTTTCTGATAGCAAAGGGATGGAACAAGAGTTGAAGAGAAGACACTATGAGAACTTCCCTAGAGGAGTTCTTGCAGCGGCATCAGTAATTTTCTCATAGGTTCCCTTTTATACACCACACCCCTTCTCAAGTACTTTTAACTCAGTTATTGAATTACAGATTTTATTGGTTTTGGTGACGGCCTATAGCACGGTTGCATTGGGGCAACTTTTTTTCTTCCATCTAGTTCTAATCAGAAAGGTACAGCAAAAGCAATATATGCATCCTTATATAACTAAAAAAGAAAACTTGTAACAGACTTTGGTCGTATTCATTTATTAATACTGTTCCATGGGGAAACAGTTTGATCAAG
It contains:
- the LOC142524134 gene encoding protein S-acyltransferase 18, coding for MSLVSSDAPRRHGWQRPLHPLQLVGTAVFCFLVAAFYCFLGLFLGSGIAEITITAIFSVAVVSVALLFLRCASIDPSDKSRFRSRKKKRKGDFTGFQELNYVYFFSKICVRFFRRMERKILKTCIRRKYVDPCKASIQIQLEPLIPFPLVLKDDSFPPNPKDEDISFCSLCDFEVNKYSKHCRTCNRCVEGFDHHCRWLNNCVGKKNYSTFILLMTFVLIMLTVEGGTAIVVFVRCFSDSKGMEQELKRRHYENFPRGVLAAASILLVLVTAYSTVALGQLFFFHLVLIRKGISTYDYILTMKEENQLVELESLEDSDSASDSDFSSDESIDYDSPEKPSFLSRMIYKGGRINQNPQKLSIKVDDEPESLSILNKKKGFRASIDPWKLIKLSRDKAILAADKARERQLKHKPLTLKSDSLKPLPLEIKSGPLVKADNKDAGVLSLMPLPLVSKGRFLNSPRQFSSPRKRLSYSPTQQPGSGGAGGPSPKHNYRSGFDLKLTQVSREMESYISRQVLCSVLRSDGSEASPR